A genomic region of Papaver somniferum cultivar HN1 chromosome 7, ASM357369v1, whole genome shotgun sequence contains the following coding sequences:
- the LOC113299457 gene encoding protein JINGUBANG-like translates to MTIQSCFFACSTTDETIACDKRKQLQSPNNNLFGSDTSSCASEMLSNSSTPSQYSMCSTSSLQSHLSLQTLPSVLSLQKSLSPETLKNLNVSHHCLFSFQQSHQITCLAVSSNLLYVASGYEINVFDLNNNTHVNTFNDTQSDSGSVKSITFSKGKIFTAHQDCKIRVWKLLTTKECNRHKLVATLPTLNDRLSRFVFLKNYVRVRRHKKQLWIQHSDAVSGVSVNNGLIYSVSWDKCLKVWRSRDLVCLESVKAHDDAVNSVAVSADGTVYTGSADKRIRVWGKGFNDIQKKHSLIATLEKHKSAVNALALSADGSVLFSGACDRSILVWEREDSAEYMSVTGALRGHRGAILCLINVCDLLVSGSADRTIRVWQRRGDSREYCCLAVLEGHEKPVKSLVAVSGGISEGSVTICSGSLDGEVRVWQINLSLES, encoded by the coding sequence ATGACAATTCAATCATGTTTCTTCGCCTGCTCGACTACAGACGAAACAATAGCGTGTGATAAACGAAAACAGTTGCAATCTCCAAATAATAATCTCTTTGGTTCCGATACAAGTAGTTGTGCTTCTGAGATGCTAAGCAATTCATCAACCCCATCACAATACAGTATGTGTAGTACTAGTAGTCTTCAGAGTCATCTATCTTTACAAACACTACCTTCAGTTCTTTCTCTACAAAAATCATTGTCTCCAGAAACTTTGAAGAATCTTAATGTTTCTCATCACTGTCTCTTTTCTTTCCAACAATCTCATCAAATTACATGCCTTGCTGTTTCATCTAACCTTCTCTACGTTGCTTCTGGATACGAAATTAACGTTTTTGATCTTAACAACAATACCCATGTCAATACGTTCAATGATACTCAGTCTGATTCCGGTTCGGTTAAATCAATAACGTTTTCCAAAGGAAAAATCTTCACAGCTCATCAAGATTGTAAAATTCGTGTATGGAAGTTATTAACGACGAAAGAATGTAACCGTCACAAATTAGTCGCAACGCTTCCAACGTTAAATGATCGCCTCTCCCGGTTTGTATTTCTGAAGAATTATGTTCGCGTTAGACGACATAAGAAACAACTTTGGATTCAACATTCTGATGCAGTTTCTGGTGTTTCTGTTAATAATGGTTTGATTTATTCCGTCTCTTGGGATAAATGTTTGAAAGTTTGGAGGTCTAGAGATCTTGTTTGTTTAGAATCGGTTAAAGCTCATGACGACGCTGTAAATTCCGTTGCTGTTTCAGCTGATGGAACTGTTTATACAGGCTCTGCTGATAAAAGAATCAGGGTTTGGGGTAAAGGATTTAACGACATCCAAAAAAAACATAGTCTAATTGCAACGCTTGAGAAACATAAATCAGCTGTGAATGCGTTAGCATTGAGCGCCGATGGGTCCGTACTGTTTTCGGGTGCTTGTGACCGTTCCATTTTAGTATGGGAACGAGAAGATTCAGCAGAGTATATGAGTGTAACAGGAGCGCTTCGAGGACACCGTGGGGCaatattgtgtttgattaatgtGTGCGATCTGTTGGTGAGTGGATCGGCTGATCGGACGATTAGAGTGTGGCAAAGAAGAGGAGATAGTCGAGAATATTGTTGTTTAGCTGTTTTAGAAGGACATGAAAAACCAGTTAAATCATTGGTAGCTGTTTCAGGTGGTATTTCGGAAGGTTCTGTTACGATTTGTAGTGGAAGTCTTGATGGTGAGGTTAGAGTTTGGCAAATTAATCTTAGTTTGGAATCTTAA